The genomic interval GAGCGAGTACAGGAGAATTAAGTGCAACGCAATTTGCTGGCTGACTAACCCGCCCCCCGTGGCCTTGAACTCGACAGACTTGGCTGCCGTCCACTCACCCACAAACACAGATacgcacatacatacacacgcGCAAGCCGCTTCTACTGGCCGAAGAGAGGAGAAGAACGCATATATCGGCAAGTAAACGAGCAGAGGAAGAAAGCCATGGCCGAACCAAGGACGCCCGAGAAGCTGCTGGCCGCAAAGCCACCGGTTTTACACCACAACAGCCATAGTCCCAATGCCTCGCTGCAGCTGCCCAGTCCCATCATCACGAGGCGCACTCGCACGGCCTCGACGTAAGTCCTCCTGCACTGACCTGCCCACCCACCCAGCaaaaccacccacccactacTGGCCCCACACACACTTGACCCCAAGGGGAACTTGGCCCCTATGCAGAGCCTTAATGGGGCCAAATAGGCGCCGAAAGTTCACATTATTTCACAAGGTTCGCTCTTTTgtacaaaaaccaaataccacCTTTTGAAATAGAACAAGAATAGCGTGGGGCCATGTAATTTCTAAAGCTAAAGCTTTCTTTAATGTTTTAAACTGCAGTTGTTGAATTAAAAGAGCAAACGTAATGAAACATAAACAGTAATTAACAATCGAACATGgcaaatataaacaatttattggttcaaaattttttatttaatacatTCTTATTTAAGTGTATAGAAGTTCTTTGaaagtttaaattaatttgtaaaCCCGATactttttcaattatttcagTGTACATCTAACATACATACACTCGGAAATCAGTCGCTGCCAAATTTATAAGCTCTCTGAACCCTTTGAAACATAATCCACGTACTTAAATTCTACCCCCTCATGTCCTTGCATACGCCATTGATTAACTTGTCTCTTCCTGCTTAATTATTTTCCCAAACGCTGCCAAAACGCAAACACGCGCAAACTCAAAATAACGCTGGGAAAACATAGCTCCGCTCGGGCCTTGGAAAATCCGGTTGTGACCGGTATGGTGAAATCCTTCAGCCGCACCAAAGGACACGGCTTCATTACACCCAACGCCGGCGGAGAGGACGTTTTTTGCCACGTTTCCGAGTAAGTGGATGAATAATGCATGCGCGGCGACCTTTGCGCTGGCTCTGTAAGACCTACAAAAATATAATCTTCCCACAGCATCGAAGGTGAATATGTGCCCATGCCCGGGGATGAGGTCAAATACCGTCTGTGCGCCATTCCGCCCAAGTATGAGAAACACCAGGCCGTGCACGTGCAGATTAGCCACCTGACGCCGGAGGTGCACCACAAGTGGGAGGAGCCATTCTATGGTGGCTCCTCGCCCGCCAAGTAAAGCTGAAGCTCGTGGCCGTGGGAGTTCGGAGTTCGGGAGCGGAAAAGTGTGTTGTTAAAAGCTGAACGGCCTTCCAAGAAATTTAATTGAGCTAGAGCACGCCACCCGAGATGAACGAAATGGAAAACCGGAACAGAACAATAACCATGAAAGTAAACGAAAGCACAGCAATCGAAGCAGCCAGGAAACAGCCGAAACCAGACCAGAACGTAATTGAATATAGAACAACAGGCCTGccatccagccagccagccagcgagCAGCATCACAAGAGTTTCAATTGAACACTTAATTAGAATTTAAGCTAAGCTATGGAAGTCAAACAAAACGCAGTCACAAATATTGCCTTTCCCTCTGGAAGAGGGGAGAGCAACCGCAACCAGTTTCGAGTATATTATCAAAAGCGCGTATGTAtttggaaattgaaattgttattCGAGAAGCCAACAGCGACGCGCCCGCAATGCTGTGGTGCCCTGTATCAGTAATTACTTTtaattataacaaaacatctGAATGTGTTCGCGAAGCAAACAAGCAAAATGCTCTCAGTAATTCACTTTATTATTAAAACAGCTGCAAAACAATTCCATCGGTGATTTTTTTTGGAGTGGCGTGGGAGTTATCAGCATGAAGTATGTTTTGTACACACAGTTGCGGTCAGCATAATAGTCGCTTGCTTATAGGTGTTCTAATAAAATTgaatgaaaaattattaatctTACGTTTTTATTACGGCATTTTAGATATTTCTTGGCCCGTCTAGCTAATGGTTTATTGTAATATCACGATTGTCATAATTAGACAAAATATTGTTTTAGCCGCAGCTGTAATTTGTATTCAATTTAGTGGTGTATCTTATCTGCGCTCTGCAGAAAATCGAAATTGTAACatattcaataaaaacaacatttttaCCACAATAAATACATACCTACAGATTCCCGCCCGCTAGACTTATCAAGTAAAGCCATAAATAGCCAAACCAACTCATACTCCCAAAAATTAAGGATTTCCATTTCGTAAGCCGCCCGCCActgaatttgaatttcaaatgaTTAGTGTGACCATAGGGCGGTTTATAGCAACTGCATGCGTAGTGCGACAGAGAGTtgctataaaaatatattggaACGTCAACAAACATATGCCACGAAAGAAAATATTCCGATTCGACAGAATATGAATTAATTAAAGACCGAAGTGGCAGATATCCAGAAAGCCATTCGATCGTACATTTAACCAAATTAAAGGCATCGAGGGAATTGTATCGGGAAAAAACGTAAAAAGCTCTACATTTGAGTGACGTGGACCTGGGGCATTTGTTGTTATTTGTTGGTGATTAGAAAAACAGGTGAGCCTGTGGCCCCCAAACTAGCATGTCTTTATAATATATACCTATCGCTATCTGATCAGCATGTCCGCCATAAGGAGAAAGCCAACGGGCAGCAATGCCGACCAGGAGTTGCTCATCGACGAGCCACCAAAGTCGGAGAAGGAGGCGGAGCACCAGAAGCCAGATATTCGTGGAGACCGGAGGAATATAGCCATACTGCTGTTCCTGTACGTTCTGCAGGGCATTCCCATCGGTCTTATAGCAGCCATACCCATGTTGCTGCAAAACAGAGGAGCTAGCTACAAACAACAGGCGGAGTTTTCCTTCGCCTACTGGCCATTCAGCTTGAAGCTGCTGTGGGCTCCAATTGTGGATTCCCTGTACATCCGGCGATTTGGACGCCGGAAATCGTGGCTAGTCCCAGTGCAGTACCTTCTGGGTGCCTTTATGTTGCTCCTCTCCCTCCACGTGGATCGCTGGCTGGGCGGAAACGGTGTCGATCCCAATGTGCCGCTCCTGACGCTGCTCTTCTTCCTGCTTAACTTCCTGGCTGCCACTCAGGACATCGCCGTGGATGGCTGGGCCTTGACCATGCTAAAGCGATGCAATGTTGGATATGCATCCACCTGCAATAGCGTGGGCCAAACCGCTGGCTACTTCTTGGGCTATGTGGTGTTCATTGCCCTGGAGTCCAAGGATTTCTGCAACACCTACATAAGAGACGTGCCACTCGAGGAGGGCATGATCACATTGCCCCGTTTCCTTTGGTTCTGGGGCATTACATTTGTGGTGGCCACTACTTTGGTGGCCATTTTCAAGAAGGAGAACGACATCGAAGACGCGCACATGGACGCTCGCTACACGGAGGAGCACGAGTTGAACATCCACGAGAGCTACAAGATTTTGTGGGACATGGTGCGCATGCGTCCCGTCCAAATCCTGGCTGTAATTCTGCTCACCGTGAAGGTCACGTTTGCAGCCTCTGATGCTGTGACCAGCTTAAAACTAATTGACGCTGGTGTGCCGAAGGATAAGCTGGCCTTACTCGCCATTCCCCTAATTCCTCTGCAGCTCATTCTGCCGCTGGCGGTCGGTCGGTATACGAACGGACCACGTCCCATGGACGTCTACCTTAAGGCCATTCCCTACCGCATCATCATGGCAACTGTGGCCACTGGCTTGGCCTACATCACACCCTATATCATCAGGGGAGGAGCTGTGCCTGCTTATTACTACGTCCTGCTGATCACCAGTTATGCCATCTACCAAGTATTCCTGTACTCCATGTTTGTGGCTGCCATGGCCTTTTTCGCCAAGATCTCCGACCCAGCCGTCGGTGGCACTTACATGACATTTTTGAACACATTGTGCAATCTGGGCGGTAATTGGCCCAACACAGTGGTGTTGTGGTTGGTGGACGTGCTCACCTGGAAGCAGTGCTCCAATAATGCGGAAAATACCTGCCAGGGCAAGGAGGAGCAACAGGTGAGTGCTCAGAGAGAGATTTTACAGCATACAAGATTATTATGACTCTAAAGATACGGCATCCATATAGTTTGATGAAAGTTTTACTACAAACCAGGAAAAGATAAACTATCTTAAAGCTAGCCAGTTATGAAATAAAAGTAcattaacaaatatttttcttcaTATCTCCCGCAGAGCTGTGAAGCATCGGCTGGCAAGTGCGAGATAACCTTCGATGGTTACTACTTGGAGTCGGGCATTTGCGTTCTGTACGGCATAgtgtggctgctgctggtgcgCAAATGGATCGTTTACTTGCAGGACCTGCCCGTGAGATCATGGTTGGTGGTCAAGCAGAAGTCGCGGTAGCAATCAATAGTGTGATCCGGGGCCAGATCGTCATAAAGATCCAGCACCGACCCGTAGGTACAAACAACTAATTCTAGGATTAGCAGACGTTTGCATTCTGTAGGCTAGCGAAATTACAAATTCCCGCCTTGGTATTGTTTTTTGTATAACTAATTTTGATTCCGAtggaaataaaatcaaatgttGAATTGAGCGAATGTGTAAGATGTTAATTTATTCGCTCGACTGCGCGCAATCATCGATTTTTAAAGGGTACAAAGAGTCTTAACTTAATTGTGGATAAAAAGTCAGCAACTAGTAGTACTTCCAGGAGTCGGCCGACTCCTGATTTTGCTTCTGCTTGCTCTTGCGCTCAATCAAACCTGCCAAATGCTCCGACCGCATGGACAGCGAGTCGATCTTCTCCACCAGCTGCTGATAGGGACTCAAGGGCTGGGTGCCCATCACCACATGGCCCAGTTTCGAATCGATCTTGGCATTCAGACGGGCATTGCGGATGAGGTTGACGATCCAGCACTCAGCCTCGTTGGGCTTCATGTTCAGCTTATCGGCCAGCATGCTGATGGTGATGCACTGGTGAATGCGGCAGAATGTCTCGAAGATCATCAAGCGGGCATCCTCCACGAACTCATTCAGGCAGGCTACGATGAAGAAGTCGTTGAGGATCACCGTCTGGCACTCGTGCAGCTTCAGACGCGCTCCCTCGAAATCGAAGTTCACGTACAGACACTCCAGGAACTCGGTGATGGGATCGCGGTACGTGTACGACTCCTGTTGGATCACCTTGATCAAATCCTTTAGAGCATTACGGCGGGTGCGGTTGATGACTACGGCGGTGGCCAAGTAACGCATGATGTGCGGGCACATTGTCTGAATGGCGTTCAAATACAGGGGCTTGTACAGGAACATCTCAATAATGAGATCGCGTCCCTTGGGGTGATTGAAGAAGACCAGGACCGACCAGTGGATCAGCCAGGTGCGCTGCTGCAGGGCCTGGATAGTGCTGAAGTTGGCGTTGTCGATGTAGTCGCGCAAACGCGTCAGATCCTCCAGAGCAGTGTTCCAGTTGAGTGTCAGAATCTCGGCGGCCAGCTTGCCCCACAGCACATTAAGGTAGTTCTGCAAAATTTGGGAGACAATAACTTGGTTAATAATTATTCTGTTTTAATGGCTTTTGTTCCTTTTCCATTAATTTAGTTCCATACGCACCTTGTCGTTGGGCGACATGACGATGAGACAGAAATACAGGTAAGAGGTGGACTCCTGATAGTTGCCGCACTCGTAGAGGTACTTGGCCAGCTTGTAGGCGCTTTCCAGGTGCTCCACCTTGAAGTTGTAGTCCTTCTGCAGGGCGTTGACGAAGGTCTTCGAGTCCTTCATGCTCTCACCGTTCTTGAGAATGTCGGTGGCCTTCATGATGGGTGCCACCTCGTTCTGCAGCTGCTTGAGCGTGGCCAGGACCTCCGCCTTGCGCTGCACGAGCTCCTCGGGCATCTCCTGGCTGAGATTGAGACGCTTGCGGGTGTCCATCGTGTAATCGATCATGTTCGTCTTGTTCACCGTCTCCAAAATGTACTCCAGCAGCTCCTgctggttgtagatctgcaaAGAAAGTCACACATATGTAGATTTCCCATAGTTATGTACTGGTGACTCGGCAACCGCCAGCGGAGCACCGCCTAGTCGCTTTTCTAACCTCCTTGCCGCACAAGAACTCCAACAGCGGGAAGGTCAAGTGCCTGTCCAAAAACTGGCAATTGATGCGTGTCAGGTCGAAATTAGCCATGATTGCTGCTGGTTTACTATGTTTTCACAACGAAATTTACACGCAAAATTGGCAGAAAAATACGCGTGCGAGGGCAGACAGTGTGCCCAGAGACGAAAAGAGTGACGCCCGCTCAGAGTTACCAGCGGGTGGAAATACGGAGACGACATTAAATACCATGACCCCAAACCGGTATTTTTCAAGCTTTCAAAATGGcgcatttatttaaaaaacattaatTCATTAAGAAtactttcaaaaaatattccACTTAAAGATTAGTTATTATTAACTCTATGTTTTCAATGAAataacgaaataattattaaatattttctccATGACAATAAATTCTTATTCCTTAAAACTTTGTTGCTCtatgtatataaaataccaataattttaaatttaaagttatACATACAACAAAGGTTTTTAATTTCAAGCTTTCACTCGTTGCACGCAGTTCTAATTTCTGATGATCTATTTAAGTATAAAATTTATCTGAAAAATGCCTctcttttaaaattattaatacatatatttcaaGTAATTTGCCCCTCAaattcaaaacacaaatatcAACTCATCGGACAAAtgctttttaataatttgaatatttatttcatcAAATACTtgcacataaatatatttatatagagaTGTATGTATAAGGGTATACATTTGGGTTAAATATGTTTTGTATAAATTGTGTAATTCTTTGTATTCGCGCATTTAACTGCCAAAGAGCACATTTGTTTTAACAATAGCCACTTAGGTACATTTGCGGTCAACGGTCGAATGCAGttcaaaacacacaaacaacATCTAAAAAAATGCGTTTCGATATTGGCCGAGTTTAATACATTTCTCTGTCTGTATATACGATTTATGGATTGTATATAGGAGGGTGGAGATCAGCATATCAATTTTCACttcatatattttgtttgCATAGATTGGGCAACACAAGCTAAAACAACATtgaaaaaatgcattttctaaatattaatcttcaattaattttctgtttaacGATAACGGTAAGTTTCTAGTTATTGTCCTTAGATTTTTTGTTGGATATTCGATTTCCGTtaagatatacatataagtaTTCGATTGGCTTCAATCAGCATTTCAGTTTGCACTCTTAATTGACTCCTGCcgcagcatcatcatcatcacctaTGGAGGGCATCTCGACGAACCACTAACTTTTCCCAGCCAGCTTTGCGAtcaaaataaaactaaatgaaACGTGTTTCGTTTTGGTTTGGTGTGTAAAAAACTCAAGTCTTTTTAGtgtaaactaaactaaaatcgcgaaaataaaaatcacaaaTCGTTAAAGAATTTCGCACTATAGGCTAAGGACGATGCACGCACACAAAACTTGATATTAGCTGCTCTGGCTGCCTCTGCGGATCCTTCTTAGGATGTCCCGATGACGCCACCAGGTCCTGGAAGCCCACTGGGACGGCCGGTCAGATAGGAATCCACCTGGCGTGCGGCCTGGCGACCCTCGGTAATGGCCCAGACGACCAGCGACTGGCCACGTCGGCAATCTGCAAAGAACAGGaggtaaattaaaatttttgtcaTTAAAAGATACAGAAATCATTCACATTTTAACTCTTAATACTAAGTCTATTActtataaaacataaaacttaCCTCCTGCCGCAAAGACCTTGGAGTTCGAGGTGCCGTACTGTCCGTTGGATGCCTTGATGTTGCCGCGCGGGTCCAGTTCCAGACCCAGTTCGCTCGGCACCGTCTTCTCCGGACCCAGGAAGCCCATGGCCAGGAGAATGAGGTCTGCGGGGAAGTACTTCTCCGAACCGGCCACCTCCTGCATGCGCCACTGTCCCGTTTCCGTCTTGGTCCACTCCACCTCGACGGTGTTCACGCCCTTGATGGCTCCATTTTCGCCAACGAACTCCTTGGTGGTGGTGCAGTACTGGCGCGGATCTTTGCCCCACTTGAGCTTCACCTCCTCGTGTCCGTAGTCCACGCGGAAGACCTTCGGCCACTGGGGCCAGGGGTTGTCCTCAGCACGCTTCTGTGGCGGTTCCGGAAGGATCTCGAATGTAGTGATACTCTTAGCGCCTTGACGCAACGACGTGGCAATGCAATCGCATCCGGTATCGCCACCGCCGATGATGATCACATTCTTGCCAGCGGCAGAGATTATATCATTCTTGCCACCCAGCTGCTTCTTCTGCTGCGCCTCCAGGAATTCCATGGCAAAGTGAATGCCCTTCAGGTCACGGTTGGCTAGCGGCAAGTCACGGGGCCAGGTGGAGCCAGTGGTGAGGAGGACGGCATCATACCTGTTGAATCGAGAGTAATAAGTACAGGTGTTCTAGACTAAGTATTCTATTAAAACTTGAGGAACCCAATCACGGCTAAATCGTCAAAAATGGATCACCTTAAATGTTCAATTATACTTACTCCTGCAGCAGTTGCTCGGCCTTGAGGTCCTTGCCCACATGGACATTGGTGCGGAACTCGATACCCTCGTCAGCCATCAGGTCTACCCGCCGCTTGACCACCTCCTTGGAAAGCTTCATCGTGGGAATACCATACTGCAAAAGTCCACCAACGCGATCGTTGCGCTCAAAGACGGTGACAAAGTGACCGGCGCGGTTCAGCTGCTGCGAGGCGGCCAAGCCGGAAGGTCCTGATCCCACAATCGCAACACGTTTGCCAGTGCGCACTTCCGGGATCTCGGGCTTAATCCAACCCTGCTCGAAGGCATGATCTATGATGGCGCATTCGATGTTCTTGATCGTCACAGCTGGCTCGGAGATGCCCAAAACGCAGGAACCCTCGCAAGGAGCGGGGCATACTCGACCAGTGAACTCCGGGAAGTTGTTGGTCTGCAGCAGTTGACGCAGAGCCTCCTGCCACTCGCCGTGGAAAACGAGGTCGTTCCATTTGGGAATGATGTTACCGAGCGGACAGCCCGTGGAGTTGGACTGACAGAAGGGCACACCGCATTCCATGCAGCGAGCTGCTTGAACCTTGAGGTTCTTGCGAACATGTGGGAAGTTGTAGACTTCATCCCAATCCTTCTGTCGCTCTCCTGCATCTCGGTACGGAGCCGATTCCCTCTTGTACTTTACAAAGCCACGGGTCTTGTCCAGGACGCGATCGGCACGCTTCTGCTCGAGCACCACGTCCTGAATCGCCTCCTCGATGTCCTTGATGTGCGGTTCATGCTTTCCGTTTCCATTCTCGATGGCGGACTTCAGCGGCTGTTCCACTGCTTGTTGTTCGGCCATGTCCTTCAGAGCCTTTTGGTATTCATAGGGGAAGACCTTGACAAACTTGCCCTGGGCTTCGGCCCAGTTGTCTAGCAACTCCTTGGCCACCTTCGAGCCTGTCTTCTCAATGAAATCAGCCAAGAGTTCCTTGACCAGCAGCACATCCTTCTCAATTTCCAACGGCAGGAGTTCCACACTTTCCGGATTTACCTTGGGCTTAAAGGAACCATCTAAATCGTACACATAGGCAATACCGCCGGACATGCCAGCGGCGAAGTTTCGTCCCGTGAGACCGAGGATAACCACGACACCGCCAGTCATGTATTCACATCCGTGATCGCCCACACCTTCCACCACGGCTGTTACACCAGAGTTCCGTACGCAGAAGCGTTCGGAAGCAATACCTCGGAAATAGGCGGTTCCCTCGGTGGCTCCATACAAGCAAACGTTGCCCACGATTACATTGAGATGTGATTCGAATGGAACCGTATCTTGTGGCATGATGACAACATTGCCACCGCAAAGGCCCTTGCCCACATAATCGTTGGCATCGCCCTTCAATGTCACATTAACACCACGCGCCAGGAATGCGCAGAAGCTCTGACCAGCGGAACCCTCCAGGAAGATGTCGATGCTCTTGCCAGCGGGCAAGCCAGCCTCTCCATATTTGCTGTAGAATATACCAAATTAGATTATGATCACCTTGTTAACAGACCTAATCCTACCATGCAATATGGTAGCTCAGAGTAGAACCAAAGGCCCGCTCCTCATTGTGGATGCGCATCTTGACGGTTACATTATCGTCTGCTCCACTGAATATTTGCTGAGCCTTGACAATTAGTTCGTTGTCGGAACGCTTCTCCAGCTGGAAGTCCTGTTTTACGGAACCTCCAACGATGTTCGTGCCGGGACGCAGTTCCAAAGCTGGCTGCAGGAGCAACTTGAGGTCCAGGTTACTAGCCTTGGCATCGCGTTGACTGGCCACGCGTAATAGATCGGTGCGACCAATCAGATCCTGGAACTTTCGAATGCCCAATCCAGCCATGATTTTGCGAATCTATAAAATAGTCAAATGATTAGTCTAATTTATAGAAGCTATGGGAAATATAAGCTTACATCCTCGGCCAACATGAAGAAGAAGTTGATAACATGCTCTGGTTTACCCGTGAACTTCTTGCGCAGCTCCGGATCCTGGGTGGCAATACCCACGGGGCAGGTGTTCAAGTGACACTTTCGCATCATGGTGCAGCCTTCAAAGATTATTATGCTTATAATACAGCGTATAAAAGTAATGCACACAACTTACCCATGACAATCAAGGGAGCAGTACTGAAACCAAACTCATCAGCACCCAGCAGTGCAGCCACCACCACATCGAATCCTGTGCGGAGCTGTCCATCGGCCTGAACAATCACACTGCGGAAGGTTCATCCAAACAAATCCAGATCCAGACCGTTTATAGTGGGAAGACACGACATAAAAAGGAAGGCAATGTTAGCAAATTCAGCCCCGGGTAGGAATCAATGTAATGAGAAGAAATTACGAATGGAGCACAGCGCGACGAACGTGATCGAGTGAGCGAGTGAGTGGAGTGGAGTAGAGCGAGTGGACTGGAGTTTGGATTTGGACTGGATCGATCGAATCGTGTTTTACAGCTGTTTGGAAGCGGGTTTCTGTAGCTAGGATCTGGAGATCGGTTGAGTGATACTCATTACTTCAAAGGTCTCTGTCCAAAGAATGCGCTACTTCTTCATTTTGAATGGATCGATCTTTCACTGTATCCGTTTCCTCACACTGGATCATGTCCATGGGTTCGCAATCGAGACATCTTTCATTTGTCAGATTTCAAAGAATTTAAAATTCTCATTGAGCGCTTTTCCGCTGGACAAGATTCGCCTTCCCCAAGCGCCGTGTCATCGTCCTCctgcccaccgcccactggcCACATGTACGAGGAGTTTCAATGGGGTTGTGTAGGGGGATCAGCCCAACTTTCCGATGATCAATGGATCTCTGCTTTTGGGAATACATGTTCTGAACAGGTTTTCCAACGCTGTCATCTGGATAACCAGGCACTTTCAGTAATGTATCGGTTCATGATTAGTAACAACAAGAGGAGAGAGCGGGAATGGCTCTGTGCCGGCTTCTCCTGGTCGGAAACTTACCGTGATCGTAGATTATTTAGCACCAGCACCTGATGCGTCTCGGCCACACCCAGCTCCCAGGGTAATCCGGCATTCTTGATGCCTGTCCAGGAGCTAGCTCCGGTACCACCATCATGTCCAGAGATTACAATGTGCTCGGCTTTGCCCTGTTGTAATAAGAAAATTCTTCAAGAGACTTATTACCTTTCTAATGCATTCTCAAACCTACCTTGGCAACACCGGAGGCGACGACACCAACGCCCACTTCGGACACCAGCTTCACACTGATGCGTGCATTCGGATTGGAGCATTTAAGATCGTAGATCAGCTCAGCCAGATCCTCGATGGAGTAGATATCGTGATGAGGTGGAGGTGAGATTAAGCCCACTCCGGGTACAGACTTTCGGGTCTTGGCAATATCCTTGGTCACCTTGTAACCTGGCAGCTCGCCACCCTCACCCGGCTTGGCGCCCTGAGCCATTTTGATCTGCAGATCATCGGCATTAGCCAGGTAGGATGCGGTTACGCCAAAACGACCCGAAGCCACCTGTTTGATGGCCGAGCGACGACTGTTGTTTGGATCTTGGTCTGCATAGCaaatgataaataaatattgattaGTTTACTAACGGATAGGGATAAACTTTGTGACTCACTTAAATAACGATCTGAGTCCTCGCCACCTTCACCAGTGTTGCTCTTGCCACCAATGCGATTCATGGTGATCGAAAGTGTTTGATGAGCCTCCAGGGAGATGCTGCCAAAGCTCATGGCACCAGTGGCAAAGCtatagaaattattaataaacaaAGGGTGTTTTAGATCAGTAAGTAAACATCTAGTCTGGAACCTACCGCTTGACAATCTCGCTGGCGGGCTCCACCTCGGAGATATCAATACTTTGCCGATCTGTAACAAACTCCAGCTGTCCGCGAAGAGCACACTTCTTCACACTATCCAGAGTGGTTTTCTTAAAGGCTTCAAATGCATCCAGATTCTTATTAACGGCCGCTTCTTGCAGGCTGCCAATGGAGGATGGCTCGTTAATGTGAGCCTCGCCACCGTGACGCCAGTGGTACTGGCCAGGATTCCGCAGGATGCGTGTGTCTGGCGTTGCCTTGCCATAGGTTAGTTGATAGCGTTGAAGGCCCTCCTTGGCCAGAATCTCCAGGGTGACTCCACCAATGCGACTTTGGGTGCCGCGGAAGCACTTGGCCACCAGGTCGGAACCCAATCCCACAGCCTCGAAGATCTGGGCGCTCTTGTAGGATTGCAAAGTGCTGATGCCCATTTTGGCCATTACTTTGGCTATTCCCGTGTCAATAGCTTGGGCATAGGCGGCATAGAT from Drosophila mauritiana strain mau12 chromosome 3L, ASM438214v1, whole genome shotgun sequence carries:
- the LOC117139440 gene encoding cold shock domain-containing protein CG9705 — protein: MAEPRTPEKLLAAKPPVLHHNSHSPNASLQLPSPIITRRTRTASTSARALENPVVTGMVKSFSRTKGHGFITPNAGGEDVFCHVSDIEGEYVPMPGDEVKYRLCAIPPKYEKHQAVHVQISHLTPEVHHKWEEPFYGGSSPAK
- the LOC117139437 gene encoding acetyl-coenzyme A transporter 1; its protein translation is MSAIRRKPTGSNADQELLIDEPPKSEKEAEHQKPDIRGDRRNIAILLFLYVLQGIPIGLIAAIPMLLQNRGASYKQQAEFSFAYWPFSLKLLWAPIVDSLYIRRFGRRKSWLVPVQYLLGAFMLLLSLHVDRWLGGNGVDPNVPLLTLLFFLLNFLAATQDIAVDGWALTMLKRCNVGYASTCNSVGQTAGYFLGYVVFIALESKDFCNTYIRDVPLEEGMITLPRFLWFWGITFVVATTLVAIFKKENDIEDAHMDARYTEEHELNIHESYKILWDMVRMRPVQILAVILLTVKVTFAASDAVTSLKLIDAGVPKDKLALLAIPLIPLQLILPLAVGRYTNGPRPMDVYLKAIPYRIIMATVATGLAYITPYIIRGGAVPAYYYVLLITSYAIYQVFLYSMFVAAMAFFAKISDPAVGGTYMTFLNTLCNLGGNWPNTVVLWLVDVLTWKQCSNNAENTCQGKEEQQSCEASAGKCEITFDGYYLESGICVLYGIVWLLLVRKWIVYLQDLPVRSWLVVKQKSR
- the LOC117139438 gene encoding eukaryotic translation initiation factor 3 subunit E, with product MANFDLTRINCQFLDRHLTFPLLEFLCGKEIYNQQELLEYILETVNKTNMIDYTMDTRKRLNLSQEMPEELVQRKAEVLATLKQLQNEVAPIMKATDILKNGESMKDSKTFVNALQKDYNFKVEHLESAYKLAKYLYECGNYQESTSYLYFCLIVMSPNDKNYLNVLWGKLAAEILTLNWNTALEDLTRLRDYIDNANFSTIQALQQRTWLIHWSVLVFFNHPKGRDLIIEMFLYKPLYLNAIQTMCPHIMRYLATAVVINRTRRNALKDLIKVIQQESYTYRDPITEFLECLYVNFDFEGARLKLHECQTVILNDFFIVACLNEFVEDARLMIFETFCRIHQCITISMLADKLNMKPNEAECWIVNLIRNARLNAKIDSKLGHVVMGTQPLSPYQQLVEKIDSLSMRSEHLAGLIERKSKQKQNQESADSWKYY